A window of the Cannabis sativa cultivar Pink pepper isolate KNU-18-1 chromosome X, ASM2916894v1, whole genome shotgun sequence genome harbors these coding sequences:
- the LOC115711247 gene encoding heavy metal-associated isoprenylated plant protein 2: MKKIVLNVNIFCEKCKKEVLTSVTKLEGINEVGVDPEKGTVTVVGDVDPVMIVKQIKKAGKCATIVSVGPPKPIEQPKIIIILPPYCNDCQLVAVSHTSYSSPGCSIL; encoded by the exons ATGAAG AAAATCGTGTTGAATGTAAACATCTTCTGTGAAAAGTGCAAGAAGGAAGTACTAACATCGGTCACCAAGCTTGAAG ggATAAACGAAGTTGGGGTTGATCCAGAAAAGGGGACAGTAACGGTGGTGGGAGATGTTGACCCAGTTATGATagtcaaacaaataaaaaaggcTGGAAAATGTGCTACTATTGTAAGTGTTGGACCACCCAAGCCAATAGAACAACCCAAAATTATCATAATTCTCCCTCCATACTGCAACGATTGCCAACTCGTCGCCGTCAGCCACACTTCTTACTCCAGCCCCGGTTGCAGCATCCTTTGA